The Miscanthus floridulus cultivar M001 chromosome 7, ASM1932011v1, whole genome shotgun sequence genome includes a region encoding these proteins:
- the LOC136465162 gene encoding uncharacterized protein: protein MNDATVTATMMTAATIRTVAVFGRKGPELGVVPSRASKLLGEITLTVQFSTASNFRIENINFYVADFNTAYHTILSRLALVKFMAIPHYAYLVLKMPSPIGVLAPRANLSIVYACEIESLALAEATNLSIQIASMVIDTKTVHVDDLEIPALEPPRASAKSKEMKKVSLGLGDPTKTVKIGAHLDPK from the exons ATGAACGACGCCACAGTGACCGCCACCATGATGACCGCGGCCACCATCAGGACAGTGGCCGTGTTCGGCCGGAAAGGTCCAGAGCTG ggtgtggtacctagtagggcatccaaactgcttggagagatcaccctcacGGTACAATTCAGCACGGCTAGCAACTTCCGCATCGAgaacatcaacttctacgtcgctgacttcaacaccgcctaccacaccatacttagTCGGCTAGCTCTggtcaagttcatggccataccacactacgcctatttggtgttgaagatgccttcacctataggagttctggctccacgggccaacctctccatcgtctACGCctgtgagatagagagtctcgccctcgctgaagccaccaacctctctaTCCAGATAGCTAGCATGGTCATCGATACCAAGACAGTGCATgtcgatgacctggagatcccagcgctagagcctcctcgcgcctctgccaagtccaaggaaatgaaGAAGGTCAGCCTCGGTCTCGGTGACCCCACCAAGAccgtcaagattggggctcacctcgaccccaaatag